In the genome of Rhodamnia argentea isolate NSW1041297 chromosome 3, ASM2092103v1, whole genome shotgun sequence, one region contains:
- the LOC115743120 gene encoding uncharacterized protein LOC115743120 has product MVLWEITLATAYFLGLKRTYKLALRIQRRLIGPKHPKIRQFAQRRTRAIFDAALKVHKSIQDRDIEVGRNLGNRILRCLDRMKPSAQIRGSSSGGSPSNSSTGMNMTKQIKGTSQWKDPRTYSSSKNAESGRRMFASLRNTWPKPFPTITMMLQSAKPTSRITQYRHVSTYGPELPRLYFARGQYGGVLREDIMQWMLQK; this is encoded by the exons ATGGTTCTATGGGAGATCACGTTGGCGACGGCCTACTTCCTGGGGCTGAAGCGAACCTACAAGCTCGCTCTGAGGATTCAGCGCAGGTTGATCGGCCCCAAGCACCCCAAGATCCGTCAGTTCGCCCAACG ACGAACTCGTGCCATATTTGATGCAGCGCTGAAGGTTCACAAGAGCATACAAGACAGAGACATTGAAGTCGGTCGGAACCTCGGCAACAGGATTCTACGTTGTCTGGACCGGATGAAACCTTCGGCCCAAATTCGCGGTTCTTCCTCAGGGGGAAGCCCTAGCAATTCAAGCACCGGCATGAATATGACAAAGCAGATCAAAGGCACTTCACAGTGGAAAGACCCCAGGACATACAGCTCGTCCAAAAATGCAGAATCTGGTAGGCGCATGTTTGCGTCGTTAAGGAACACATGGCCGAAGCCTTTTCCTACCATCACAATGATGCTGCAGTCGGCGAAACCCACCAGTCGAATCACGCAGTACAGGCACGTGAGTACCTATGGGCCCGAACTGCCAAGATTGTATTTTGCTCGTGGTCAATACGGTGGAGTTTTGCGGGAGGACATAATGCAGTGGATGCTGCAAAAATGA
- the LOC115743121 gene encoding uncharacterized protein LOC115743121 yields MQRQSLGSPVSKLHSHGASSALSSSAKDDALIVDDSSSSSSSSASKRRDSFLSSASLLPRCDEDKSSRPHRLSLATSSSSSSSSSSALSPRKREKLIHLIPLLTLVCFLVLYLCSHSPSQTDLAQFSGFKQPAKQIVTADIDEIGRFSEARRGDALAIRSLRSLREQKPRVVHRKFADF; encoded by the exons ATGCAGCGACAGTCTCTGGGCTCCCCAGTCTCGAAGCTCCACAGCCATGGCGCTTCCTCCGCACTATCTTCATCAGCCAAAGACGACGCCCTCATCGTAGatgactcctcctcctcctcctcctcttccgccTCCAAGCGGAGAGACTCCTTCCTCTCGTCCGCTTCGCTCCTCCCTCGCTGCGATGAAGACAAGTCCTCCAGACCTCACCGCCTATCGCTCGCCacctcctcatcctcttcatcttcctcttcttctgctCTGTCGCCTCGTAAACGGGAGAAGCTCATCCACCTCATACCGCTCCTCACTCTCGTCTGCTTCCTCGTCCTCTACCTCTGCTCTCACAGTCCCTCTCAGACCG ATCTGGCTCAGTTCAGTGGGTTCAAGCAGCCGGCGAAGCAAATAG TTACTGCCGACATTGACGAGATCGGCCGGTTCAGCGAGGCTCGCAGGGGCGACGCACTAGCGATTCGGAGCCTGAGGAGCTTGCGAGAGCAGAAACCTCGCGTCGTTCACCGGAAATTCGCCGATTTCTAG
- the LOC115743118 gene encoding binding partner of ACD11 1-like, with amino-acid sequence MSLTTVKVSNVSLGATERDLKEFFSFSGDIAYVEMHSDTERSQIAYVTFKDSQGAETAILLSGATIVDMSVSIALAPDYKLPPDAIAPPVSENRSPAGGESALRKAEDVVTSMLAKGFILGKDAVNKAKSLDDKHQLTSTASSKVASIDKKIGLTEKISVGTTVVGDKVREVDQKFQVSEKTKSAFAAAEQKVSSAGSAIMKNRYVFTGASWVTGAFNRVAKAAGDVGQKTKEKVGMAEEEQKRKVVDDFAQIHLSESPKASASAEQKPSKPEPVRGLIL; translated from the exons ATGTCG CTGACAACTGTTAAGGTTAGCAACGTCTCCCTAGGAGCAACAGAGAGGGACCTCAaggagttcttttctttttctggtgaTATCGCTTATGTTGAGATGCACAG TGACACTGAGCGGTCTCAAATTGCATATGTCACGTTCAAGGATTCTCAAGGAGCAGAGACTGCCATTCTGCTTTCG GGTGCAACTATTGTTGATATGTCTGTCAGCATTGCCCTCGCTCCAGATTACAAGCTGCCTCCTGATGCTATAGCACCACCA GTAAGTGAAAACAGAAGTCCAGCTGGTGGTGAATCTGCGTTGCGAAAAGCAGAGGATGTGGTTACCAGCATGCTGGCTAAGGGCTTTATATTAGGCAAAGATGCAGTGAACAAAGCCAAGTCCCTTGATGATAAGCATCAGTTGACATCGACGGCCTCATCAAAAGTTGCTTCCATCGATAAGAAGATTGGGCTGACCGAGAAAATCAGTGTGGGTACCACGGTTGTGGGCGACAAGGTTAGGGAAGTGGATCAaaagtttcaagtttcagagAAAACCAAGTCAGCATTCGCAGCGGCAGAGCAAAAAGTTAGCAGTGCTGGATCAGCCATTATGAAGAACCGTTACGTGTTCACGGGGGCGTCATGGGTAACTGGCGCTTTTAACAGAGTCGCAAAAGCTGCTGGAGATGTTGGCCAGAAGACAAAGGAGAAAGTGGGAATGGCCGAGGAGGAACAGAAGAGAAAAGTAGTTGATGACTTTGCTCAAATTCATCTATCGGAGTCTCCAAAGGCTTCTGCGTCTGCCGAGCAGAAGCCTTCGAAGCCTGAACCTGTTCGAGGCCTGATTCTGTGA